From Chryseobacterium joostei, the proteins below share one genomic window:
- a CDS encoding OsmC family protein, protein MSKEHHYKTTIQWTGNKGTGTSGYRDYERSHIISVDHKINIEGSSDPSFRGDQTKHNPEEIFISSLSSCHMLWYLHFCSEAGVIVTDYMDEATGIMAETPNGSGHFTEVTLHPKITVADRSMIEKAEQLHHKANEFCFIANSVNFPVKHIPVVLVK, encoded by the coding sequence ATGAGCAAAGAGCACCATTACAAAACTACGATTCAGTGGACAGGAAATAAGGGAACCGGAACCAGCGGCTACAGAGATTATGAAAGGAGCCATATTATCTCTGTAGATCATAAAATTAACATTGAAGGTTCATCTGACCCATCATTCCGGGGAGATCAAACAAAGCATAATCCTGAAGAAATTTTTATTTCCTCGCTTTCCTCATGTCATATGCTTTGGTATCTTCATTTTTGTTCCGAAGCAGGCGTTATTGTTACAGACTATATGGATGAGGCTACCGGTATCATGGCAGAAACACCCAATGGAAGTGGGCATTTTACTGAAGTTACCTTACATCCTAAAATTACGGTGGCGGATAGATCAATGATAGAAAAAGCAGAACAGCTGCATCATAAAGCTAATGAATTTTGTTTTATTGCCAACTCAGTTAATTTTCCGGTAAAACATATCCCTGTCGTGTTAGTTAAATAA
- a CDS encoding T9SS type A sorting domain-containing protein produces MKKILLLAILVIQNISAQIISKDPTFAINGIATMPGNLTWSMAQDSNNQIYFTHNVNTGNGINVTESYVTKLTANGTLDQTFGNSGKLQLPNNSYLNEVKVQSDGKLVVFGFTNTEAAAISRILPNGQLDNSFATNGTVIIPSLITDQEYASYGIILQNDKILVHAIRYIQNIQHNHIILRLNANGSLDNTFGNNGYVTTQGSPAGRTFVRMDNQSNIICFNSNGGFIQKFNSNGQPITSFGNNGTAPLLDANGYGYGNTSAVFVDSNNKILFSLGSDDKLLRINPDGSLDNTFNYNVNTNSGLNGGAWIQSITEEEGSYYIGGAGNSSNLISKLTQNGSVEPIFNNYLQTDSDVEEMIVNNGNIIIRGNGHIVKYLLTNATLSTTDITKINNDISFENPMKQALVYQSKEKVNKIEIYSLDGKILKTLKGSNISVSDLPKGVYMAKVTFEKGNSTAKKLIKD; encoded by the coding sequence ATGAAAAAAATTTTATTACTGGCTATTCTGGTGATCCAGAATATCTCTGCTCAGATTATTTCGAAGGATCCAACTTTTGCTATCAATGGAATAGCTACAATGCCAGGAAACCTTACCTGGTCTATGGCTCAAGATTCTAACAATCAAATTTATTTTACACATAATGTGAATACTGGCAATGGAATCAATGTCACTGAATCTTATGTAACAAAACTTACAGCCAACGGAACTCTAGATCAAACTTTCGGGAACAGCGGTAAACTTCAATTACCTAATAACAGCTACCTGAATGAAGTTAAAGTACAATCAGATGGAAAATTGGTCGTTTTCGGCTTTACGAATACAGAAGCAGCCGCAATATCCAGAATACTTCCTAATGGGCAATTAGACAATTCTTTTGCAACAAACGGTACTGTTATTATACCGTCCCTTATTACTGATCAAGAGTATGCTTCCTATGGAATTATTTTGCAGAATGACAAAATACTTGTTCATGCTATCAGATACATTCAAAACATTCAGCACAACCACATAATTCTCAGACTTAACGCCAATGGAAGTTTGGATAATACTTTCGGAAACAATGGCTATGTAACCACGCAAGGAAGTCCTGCAGGCAGAACATTTGTACGTATGGACAACCAATCTAATATTATCTGTTTCAATAGTAACGGCGGTTTTATTCAAAAATTTAATTCAAATGGGCAACCAATAACTAGCTTTGGGAATAATGGCACTGCACCCTTGTTAGATGCTAACGGATATGGATATGGCAATACTAGTGCTGTATTTGTAGATAGCAATAATAAAATTCTTTTCTCCCTAGGTTCAGATGATAAACTTTTAAGAATAAACCCGGACGGAAGTCTTGATAATACATTTAACTACAATGTAAATACAAATTCCGGACTGAATGGAGGCGCATGGATTCAAAGTATTACAGAAGAAGAGGGATCTTATTATATTGGAGGAGCAGGCAATTCAAGTAATTTAATTTCAAAACTTACTCAAAATGGTTCAGTGGAACCTATTTTTAACAATTATCTACAAACAGATTCTGATGTGGAGGAAATGATTGTTAATAATGGCAATATCATTATAAGAGGAAACGGACATATTGTAAAGTATCTGCTTACCAATGCTACCTTGTCAACAACTGATATTACAAAGATCAATAATGATATTTCCTTTGAAAACCCTATGAAGCAAGCCTTGGTTTATCAATCAAAGGAAAAAGTAAACAAAATTGAAATTTATTCTCTTGACGGAAAGATTTTAAAAACCTTAAAAGGCAGCAACATTTCTGTTTCTGATTTACCTAAAGGTGTTTATATGGCTAAAGTCACCTTTGAAAAAGGAAATAGCACAGCAAAAAAACTTATCAAGGACTAA